The genomic window TTCATTACACCATTCATTGAACTTGACCTGTTTGCCCTCTCTTACCTCACTTCCAGTTATTGGTTTATAGATGCAGAATTATTTTCTCAAAATTGTCTCACAATATGTTGTTTCTAGTCTAGTTAGAATGTTTTGTAAGACTGCTATGCACGCTACATGTGCAAAACAGTGGCAAAGTTTATTATTAACGATGTTGAGCGAAATGAGACAGACAAATACACTTTGTTCCCCTTTATTTTTAACTTGTTTCAGAAAAATGAAACTGAAAGAtgtgaaaaagaaacaaaatacaaattaggCCTATGTAAAAATAGATGTTTGAATGCTGCAGCTGGTTGGGGGCTGTAGAGCTGcttgagagtgaatgagagcaaACTGGAATGGGAGGAGGAGCTTGGTCTTGCTGGAATGCTGCTGGTGGGCTTCTGCTGGTCTAGATGATCCTTTGTTGATGCCAGAAGTCCTTCTTAATTTGGATCAGCGACTATGTAGGGATGGTGTATTGCTTAaggcacatttttaaaaatgttacgGTTTGTGTGTAGACCAGTATTCATTATTGCATTCTTTCAGCTTTGATGTTCACTTCAATGAATAtttctgggggtgggggggtggacaAAAGGACACATTACTAAGACATTTCCTTCTGGATTCTCTGAGGTTAAATGATAATAAGTAGAGATGTTGGCCAATTTTTGACAATGATAGATAAATGCTATGTGTTAATGGTGTCCTCTAGTGGTTTGCacccactttttttggcatttgTTGATGACGTCCCTGACAGTGCCTTGATCTCTCTGAGGGGCGAACCTGTCCACCATCTTGATAAGGTCAGGATGGGAAGCCAAGAATGCCAGCGTGTTACGGGCATGGGTCCTGTTTTAGACACAAACAATACATAAACACCGATTTATTTACAATCAATTAATAATGACAGCATTAAAACAACATTTTGATGTTTTTTATATGTTAAATTAACATTCAAAATATGTTTGATGCCACAATGTTTTTTCATAGGCAGAACTGCCTGTTTTTATTTCATCACAAGAGGGTGTGAGGCAGATTCTCTGTTTATGACAGTGGAGTAGAATCATTTGACCGACATCACACGCTTGGCACTTTAGCTGAATACACTTGAAGTGGCTAGGCGAGACATCACTTATTGCAGAGACCATTTAAACCTACGCCAAAACAGCTAGTATTATGCCCATTTTTATGTGTAAAAGCTATAACGCTGAAACAATGCTTATTGAATGCTTATTATTTGCATTATTGAATGTTTGAatgtccttgaatttcccctggggatcaataaagtatatatctatctatctatctatctatctatctatctatctatctatctatcaagaATGATTGCTTTCCAGCTTTCATTGTAATGCTTATGTCTTTCAGTGTCTTGTCCCTATTCTACGCGCGTTTCTTGTGTTAAGTGATGGGAAGTGGCAGTGACTACGCATGTCCAAATCATATGGCATATACAGCAGGGCCAAGCCGTTACATGACTGGTTAGCTGTTTGATTtgtcgtcttttttttttatttatttgtttttatttcagtttCGATACTCTTTTTGTAAGTATTCAGGTTATGTAATGAACACCTAGACATTTGAACATCGCCACAGTCTCTCCCTGCGTTTGTGTTATAATTTTGATCCAGTGGTGACATAACCTTAGAGCATCAGCCCATTTTTAAAGTACCTGCAGGCATGCCATTGGACAACAGGTTTTTCGAATTGGCATGTTTTGTACGGGCACTGCCCTAGTTGATTTACAATCACTACATGGACCAACATATTGtataacatactgtataatgCACTGTGCAATATGTACAGTGCAAAACATAGTGTTTTCTGAATATAACATATGTTACTACCTCTTCATTGTGTTTTCAATACAATGAAATTGTATAAATTGgtaaaaatacaatttcaaatCCACGGCACTGACAGATAATTCTATGTAGTATTGATATATGACATGACATAACTTTTGGATACCACATAATAAATTGATTGTTAGGTTCGGTTGGCTGAATTGTTATTTATAAACAAGAAGTAGCACTCCCACCTGACTTCCTGTGCACTGTCGAGGGCCAGACAGCTGATGGAGTGGATAAAGCGGTCAGTCAGGTTCTTTTTGCCAGACAAGACGCGGGATGCCCCCATGACCTCTGCCAGTCTCTCCAGGAACTGTGCAGTGGTCTTCCTCACGGCCGCATTACGGTGTCTAAGAAGCAGAGAACCATTGAGACAAACCAAGAGAAACACAGAGCCAGAGAATGAGTAAGTCAGAGAACCAGACCAGACAAAGAACCATATAACCTGGAGAGCCATGTGTGAAACCAGGTGAAACAGAGATCTAGGTAACAGTTGTTGAGGACTAGTAGAACCATTAGTATCAGCAGTATCACAGAGAACCAATAAACTTCAGGAAGTCTGAAGTAAAGGCTCATCAGGGTTCTCTGTCCCCCTCACCTGAGCCCTGTGTTGATGAGGGCGTTCATGCTGCGAGAGGGGGTAACGTTGAGCACCATGTACCCCAGTGCCAGCTCCATGTCCTCCCTGATGAAGCCGCTGGCCTCTCCAGCTTTCGGCAGCAGTGTCTGGGCTGTGCCCTCGGCCTCTGTGTCCATGCCTCGCCCCAGGTGAGCGTGCAGGTGGGCCAGGGTCACCATGGCAGCGCGGGAAACCATCGAGCGCAAGTTCTTCACCTGGGTGTGTGGAGAAAGGTAGAATGACAAAATGTTGCAAGCCGTCTCAAAAATACATAGAACACTAGGAAAGTTTGTTACAATGGTGTTCTCATACTGTCTATAAAAATGAGTCCCAGGCCCAACATGCATACATTATAGAGGCACCAAGACGAGTAAGCTTATTGAAACTGTGCAGTATAACTGAGTCATCTGAATACATATTCTCGGGCCTGAAACAGAACAAATGCAACATGAGCTCTAGCTTGTTTTCCAGCAGAGAGCCTCTGACCTCGCAGTAGACAGCCAGACACACATCATGCAGCCTGGGCAGCAGCACCTCAGCGTGGTGTTGGGACAGAGACCTGATGGAGATCAGGGCCTCGATCTTCTGCTGCCTGcagaaacaacaacacacacaatttagAGGAGCATATGACTTTAGCAGTCTATCTTCAGCTTAGCTCTAAAGTGTAAAGACCTTGCATAGGGTAGACTGACTTCAATTAAAGACACTCTGAACACAAATATGTCATTTGCATGTATCTTAGCTGAAAACCTATAATTTGTCTCAAGTAAATATGTTAAAGTAGCTTATCATAgccaatagcctataatttgtATAGAGTTAATGtgttagcctagcctattttagCTATACTCCCACCAGTCATCGTCTCTGAGCAGCCTGAAGGCCTGCAGGATGGCCTCCTCGGGACAGGACACAGGGGGCAGTTTGGCCAGCTCAGGGAGCTCCCTGATCTGCTGGGTGTTGCTTGTTAgcttctctatcactctcttcttcttcaCCTCCTTACACTCCCTCACTTCCTCCTTCCCTGCCAGACACTCGCCTGACTTTTGCTctgggaggtcaaaggtcaaatctgTTTGTCTCTATACACTACCATGGCAAATTATGCTATGCACTGATGTTTAAGTATTGTTAAGTTGTCAAGACTGTATAAGATGGTCTGCATGTGCTCCATGGGTCTGCACTCATGCGTTATAAAGTTTGATTTGTAGATCCTATTCTTGTGTTGCAACCAAAGCTATATCAGACAATacgatcagtgtgtgtgagtgagtgtgtgtgtaagaggggtTAGGGATATGTATCTAACTTCACTGCTCACCTGTCACAGCAGTGGCCACACTAACTGAAGCCGTCTTCTTGAGGCGGGGTAGTCTACTTACGAACCGTCTCTGATTGGTTGCCTGGTGTTTGGCTGTCTCTGGTGGGGAGGGGACAGCATGGGCAATGGGTGGAGTGGGGGTGTTGAGGAAGGGCAGAGCGCGCAGTGCGGACGGGGTCCTGAGGTCCACAGGGCTGAGGCTGCTCGTAGAACTGCTTGCGCGGTCTGAAGCGCTGGCATTGCCACTGAGGACACTGTTACAGCGGAGACTGGCGAGTCTGATCTCCTCAGCAACATGTAGGGCCTCCAGTCGGAGGTTCTCAGGGTGGACGTTTAGGGGTTCCAGCACACACCCCATGTTCTGGTGACTGCTGGTTTTCAGGCCAACATCTTGGACAGTTTTGATGCAGCGCCTGGCCTTGATCTTCTTCGGCTCGTTGTTCTGACTTTCACCCGTTGCCTTGGCAATGACAGGTGGAGCAGGTGCCATACTGCCATTGGCAACGCCACTCGGGGCTCTGTCGTGATGGAGTGGCATCAGTGGGTGAGCGCAATCAAGGCCAGTCAAATTCCTCCTTCCTACGGGATGCGGAGCACCTCCTTGCGGAATTGCAGAGAGCCGTCTGTCACCTAGCCACAACTGGACCGGGTCCTGGCCCTGGGCAAGCGCAGGCAAGGAGGGGAATGAGCCACCGGACTGCTGGTGCTGGGCGTGTGCCGGGGTGATGGGGGGCAACAGCTCATGCTGACCAGACGCTACACCGGCTCTGAGTGGCTGGAGAGAGCCGCAGAGCATTGTGGGATTGTGGTCTGGCAGAATCACAGGCACAAGATGAGGATGGAGATGTGGGTGAAGCAGCTGATGATGACACTGCAGACAGGGAGGAGGAAACATGTCAAACATGGCCACCACCTGCACCCAACACCACAAAcagacatttgcacacacacagttccgtATGTGAACCTAATATGAAAGTTACTATAAGTAACTTAGCCCATGGTATGATTTCtataattaattaacagccaGATTGCGCATAAGCTGTATTTGTATTGGCCTCAGGGAATATGGGCTATTCAATTTACATACCGGCAGTAGCTTAGGCTATATtgtactaggcctactattcgATTTTATAGGGAACTCACACATGCCGGGAAGCAGGTCTGGGAGCCAGTGTACTGCATCCGCTCCAGGTTTTCCCTCAGGAGCTGCTGCATTATGCGTTTCATCTCCTGGTTTTGGGCATGGAGTCTATCCAACTCCTCTTTAAGGCTTTGGGAATCCATAGACCTGAAAATATCCAATTCACTGACTGAAGCTAGATTTCAAATTTGTGATGATAATGGGCCGAAGTTAAACGTCCTGAACTTAAAATATAATATGGTTTTAAATTAGGAAAATTACGATTTGAAAGATATATATTCGAATATAATCGAAACAGAAAAACAAGCGTGTAGGCTATATCTAACTGAGAAGTTGCAACAAGTGAAGCAAAGCAGTATTTTGGCGGAGAATGACAGCTACGCTATTGTGAACTCACCATTATGACGCGTAACGAGTTCCATAAGCCTCGAGGTCACAATCGCCTCtgtctattcatgggtttcatcaggtccctttccacaggtgtattaatcaagcaacatgcagtctgcattgataattaaggtgtttgattttatacacctgtggaataggacctgatgaaacccattaATAAAGTAACCAATAAACATCAGTAAATGCAACCTTATGTAGTCTTCTTAGGCTACCTTAGGCTTGATAGCAAGCAAATTAGTCAGTATCAATTAATTGATAGTTACAGGCCTATAACCTTGATTTGAGTTCAGTGAGTGATTATTGTGCTAAACCGCTAAATTAAGGACTAGCCTATGCTGTGATATTATTTCACTCCAAACCAAACACGTAAAATCAACCACAGAACGAGAACGGTCATCAACCATGTAACGCAATCTGTCAAAGTGAAACCAAATTCCTGAATTTGCATTCAGATTCTGAAGTTTATCCGGATGATAATGGAGAACAATGAAAATACGTTTACCTTCAGTACATCGAGTTGGTGGTTGTAAACTTTTATGTGAGCGGACACAACAGACCAATTTACAATACCTTCTACTGGGAGCAAGGATGACACACGTTTCCACATGTTTTACTGTCTTCCACAGGATAGTTTAAAAGCGCTTTGTTTAATTAAACATGTTTTCCCTTTCGGTTTCCATGTCGGTTAGTTTccatgtcagtgtgtgagaCAGTAAACCGTTTTAAAATGTTGGTAGAACTACATTAAAGAACAGCaatttaatcaatcattaataGCATGAACAAACATCATAAATCAGAAC from Alosa sapidissima isolate fAloSap1 chromosome 9, fAloSap1.pri, whole genome shotgun sequence includes these protein-coding regions:
- the LOC121718583 gene encoding uncharacterized protein LOC121718583 isoform X1, encoding MDSQSLKEELDRLHAQNQEMKRIMQQLLRENLERMQYTGSQTCFPACCHHQLLHPHLHPHLVPVILPDHNPTMLCGSLQPLRAGVASGQHELLPPITPAHAQHQQSGGSFPSLPALAQGQDPVQLWLGDRRLSAIPQGGAPHPVGRRNLTGLDCAHPLMPLHHDRAPSGVANGSMAPAPPVIAKATGESQNNEPKKIKARRCIKTVQDVGLKTSSHQNMGCVLEPLNVHPENLRLEALHVAEEIRLASLRCNSVLSGNASASDRASSSTSSLSPVDLRTPSALRALPFLNTPTPPIAHAVPSPPETAKHQATNQRRFVSRLPRLKKTASVSVATAVTEQKSGECLAGKEEVRECKEVKKKRVIEKLTSNTQQIRELPELAKLPPVSCPEEAILQAFRLLRDDDWQQKIEALISIRSLSQHHAEVLLPRLHDVCLAVYCEVKNLRSMVSRAAMVTLAHLHAHLGRGMDTEAEGTAQTLLPKAGEASGFIREDMELALGYMVLNVTPSRSMNALINTGLRHRNAAVRKTTAQFLERLAEVMGASRVLSGKKNLTDRFIHSISCLALDSAQEVRTHARNTLAFLASHPDLIKMVDRFAPQRDQGTVRDVINKCQKKNIH
- the LOC121718583 gene encoding uncharacterized protein LOC121718583 isoform X2 is translated as MDSQSLKEELDRLHAQNQEMKRIMQQLLRENLERMQYTGSQTCFPACCHHQLLHPHLHPHLVPVILPDHNPTMLCGSLQPLRAGVASGQHELLPPITPAHAQHQQSGGSFPSLPALAQGQDPVQLWLGDRRLSAIPQGGAPHPVGRRNLTGLDCAHPLMPLHHDRAPSGVANGSMAPAPPVIAKATGESQNNEPKKIKARRCIKTVQDVGLKTSSHQNMGCVLEPLNVHPENLRLEALHVAEEIRLASLRCNSVLSGNASASDRASSSTSSLSPVDLRTPSALRALPFLNTPTPPIAHAVPSPPETAKHQATNQRRFVSRLPRLKKTASVSVATAVTEQKSGECLAGKEEVRECKEVKKKRVIEKLTSNTQQIRELPELAKLPPVSCPEEAILQAFRLLRDDDWQQKIEALISIRSLSQHHAEVLLPRLHDVCLAVYCEVKNLRSMVSRAAMVTLAHLHAHLGRGMDTEAEGTAQTLLPKAGEASGFIREDMELALGYMVLNVTPSRSMNALINTGLRHRNAAVRKTTAQFLERLAEVMGASRVLSGKKNLTDRFIHSISCLALDSAQEVRTHARNTLAFLASHPDLIKMVDRFAPQRDQGTVRDVINKCQKNR